One window of Alosa sapidissima isolate fAloSap1 chromosome 21, fAloSap1.pri, whole genome shotgun sequence genomic DNA carries:
- the uspl1 gene encoding SUMO-specific isopeptidase USPL1 isoform X3, translated as MFSLTLFSSNYDYVPKLLSTQSYFKTILTCLSVFSSRYDRAWRMASSPIRMVSGFTMSGGGALGISGPTPAWAGYLGKSQDKDKSVPAEACPWCEAKGLTVSLRSYIINHEETIRLCPTPTCIFPLVSRPLEAVLASLSSTPASTTPDQNHSGQTPSAPESPAFLPPSAKRPRTEEPIEACSVDTNGTIRPDQSSQVEDTISKPNAVAKDEGEALVSDEDNDREMVCTSPEELIAEPVTKAAQEPHPRVSTTEEHSKVPCVVVEPSALPAEECASAGPHSLQSRSNQSWLSSLLLALAQCRTLRLLSLGRWQRGSRVRKRKIPTQDASPVLDLCARYESASDHQMDREGNSLRNAEKRLTDLRSSTFQLLQHPLQQRRELMRRPVEVPALALPVLLELDSQAKELFQHMVQWESQCQTCGCSSSSSCTNTASSYAYLVSDWHPLSPPVQITCSRCQSINEKKILQERVPPVFAVHFADGFPQNDVTACSFGYADAQYAATVVIQHKASEDLFISWSRQTDGSWIAYEEFTDLRGISHSKLDMPTKEIHMVFWEVEPEDTRKTTTQETSIVILPPTETTSVDIPPPTESTSVDIPPPMETTSVDIPPPLETTSVDIPPPLETTSVDIPAPTETISVDIPLLTDCQAEEEAVEEIVPPHDQSLSTPHEDTFVSALKTSDPGDISQMDTSIGSATLLDTFEGLSHNDIVTLTLETEKLGQPKGSKLTSEPSVPEEAQVTAVSSPPVVRRSRRLASKQVERKDTQSSKRNNSTEQGENSEPRAKPCTPEKPKNTPEELKSQPADCLISPTKIMAQNTSTLQNTTLFIPAHQMFGENSAAPGTTLYIPVAGEMAQSLTSQIMNLPNSALLSVPSENLEQQIQMTHNQSPETLEVQEATTPASSKKKPVPRNPPKKKMKGQVLVFQSPEKTVAQNSAQSTEIAVQNPAGPTSGTNLSLRTPTVQSSAQLLQMLEYPTFSESLNPLSMQTLASQNQNVKTPSLATQNTQATHMPAVETSTRKNPPPPQTLDDLPPDTIITLNLDIEMDSTEPGQLQPPEITLLSTLNTPSGQDPLRSPSANQNPEPMPPTEQNMKGQTLVIQSTTPPTTVIVNPSPQTLSIQNPATQPAAMDNPIPQSLVPLNLDMEMDYMEPDELPEEPEVILPSIVSTHPQHHPPATATFLETPHSTLLLPLSTQSSSTTRVSLKREPSPPQPSKQQSSLPVRPQQKIAKTVTPPIVKLENAKAAEPPKVKLKPDLSNAPPVKPHMFTGFKFHQKGAPSSSSGQEGPAGVLAGLTSRHNSAKPSPTNPSPLSGASQKAPLGKMAPAKPAAAALKPRPAAAAALLKIKKDPEQASAAVLEDVKTAALRLKLLRKLKAKKKQLAELDQMLRHRGVAPLSCSAPPSVAAFTTSTDTSPPSSSSQVTSPGTPSTPSTVSSDGADMLDMLVNGGGDALGHLMAPSAPVKSQHAPSVPLSAPSTSAPSADFLTIDDFLDDVIFDTSVTEKAMENNDFDTLDMFL; from the exons ATGTTTAGTCTGACTTTATTTAGCTCCAACTATGACTATGTTCCCAAACTATTAAGCACACAAAGTTATTTTAAAACCATATTAACATGTTTATCTGTGTTCAGCTCCAGATATGACCGTGCTTGGCGGATGGCATCATCACCTATCAGGATGGTCTCAGGGTTCACAATGAGTGGTGGTGGAGCCCTTGGTATAAGTGGTCCAACCCCAGCCTGGGCAGGGTATTTGGGAAAA TCCCAGGACAAGGACAAGTCTGTCCCAGCAGAGGCATGTCCCTGGTGCGAAGCAAAGGGACTGACCGTCTCTCTACGGAGCTACATCATCAACCACGAGGAGACCATCCGGCTCTGCCCAACCCCCACG TGTATTTTCCCCCTGGTTAGCCGACCCCTGGAGGCTGTGTTGGCCAGCCTGTCCTCCACCCCTGCGTCCACCACACCTGACCAGAACCACTCCGGCCAGACCCCATCTGCCCCAGAGAGCCCTGCGTTTCTGCCCCCCTCTGCCAAACGCCCCCGAACCGAAGAACCCATTGAGGCCTGTTCTGTGGACACCAATGGCACCATACGCCCTGACCAGTCCTCGCAGGTTGAGGACACCATTTCAAAGCCGAACGCTGTGGCTAAAGATGAAGGAGAGGCACTGGTGAGTGACGAAGATAACGACCGTGAAATGGTGTGCACGTCACCCGAGGAGCTGATCGCAGAACCGGTGACGAAGGCCGCTCAAGAACCCCATCCTCGCGTCTCCACCACAGAGGAGCACTCTAAGGTTCCTTGTGTGGTGGTGGAACCGTCCGCGCTGCCTGCGGAGGAATGTGCCAGCGCCGGTCCTCACTCGCTTCAGAGCCGGAGCAATCAGAGTTGGCTGAGTTCCCTGCTGCTGGCTCTGGCCCAGTGCAGGACCCTCAGACTGTTGTCCTTGGGGCGGTGGCAGCGAGGCTCCCGTGTGAGGAAGCGCAAAATTCCCACTCAGGACGCGTCGCCTGTGCTGGATCTGTGCGCACGATATGAGAGCGCCTCCGATCATCAGATGGATAGAG AAGGCAACAGTCTCCGAAATGCAGAGAAGCGGTTGACTGATCTCAGATCATCCACCTTTCAGCTGCTGCAGCATCCCCTTCAGCAGAGGCGAG AACTCATGCGTCGGCCAGTGGAGGTTCCTGCTCTGGCTCTTCCAGTCCTTCTGGAGCTGGACAGCCAAGCTAAGGAGCTCTTCCAGCACATGGTCCAGTGGGAGAGCCAGTGTCAGACCTGCGGCTGTAGCTCCAGCAGCAG ctGTACCAATACTGCATCATCCTACGCATATCTGGTGTCTGATTGGCATCCGCTGAGTCCCCCTGTCCAAATCACTTGCAGCCGTTGTCAGAGCATCAACGAGAAGAAAATTCTCCAAGAGAG GGTACCCCCAGTGTTTGCCGTGCACTTTGCCGACGGTTTCCCTCAGAACGATGTCACCGCTTGCTCGTTTGGCTACGCAGATGCCCAGTACGCTGCGACCGTGGTGATCCAGCACAAGGCGAGCGAAGACCTCTTCATCTCCTGGTCTCGCCAGACAGACG GGTCCTGGATTGCGTATGAAGAATTCACAGATCTAAGGGGCATATCTCACTCAAAATTGGACATGCCTACAAAGGAAATCCACATGGTCTTTTGGGAGGTTGAACCTGAAGACACACGGAAAACCACAACGCAAGAGACCTCGATTGTTATTCTTCCACCGACGGAAACCACTTCAGTTGATATTCCTCCACCGACAGAAAGCACTTCAGTTGATATTCCTCCGCCAATGGAAACCACTTCAGTTGATATTCCTCCGCCGTTGGAAACCACTTCAGTTGATATTCCTCCGCCGTTGGAAACCACTTCAGTTGATATTCCTGCGCCGACGGAAACCATTTCAGTTGATATTCCTCTGTTAACAGACTGCCAAGCAGAGGAGGAAGCTGTTGAAGAAATTGTCCCGCCACATGACCAGTCTCTCTCAACTCCACATGAAGACACGTTTGTGTCAGCACTCAAGACGAGTGACCCCGGCGACATCAGTCAGATGGACACCTCTATAGGTAGTGCCACACTGCTGGATACCTTTGAGGGTCTGTCCCACAATGACATAGTCACACTCACTCTGGAGACAGAGAAGTTAGGACAACCTAA GGGCTCcaagttaactagtgaaccctCAGTTCCTGAAGAGGCTCAGGTCACCGCAGTCTCTAGCCCTCCTGTAGTGAGGAGAAGCAGGAGGCTTGCCAGCAAACAGGTTGAGCGTAAGGACACGCAGAGCTCAAAACGGAACAACAGCACTGAACAAGGGGAGAACTCAGAGCCACGAGCAAAACCGTGTACGCCGGAGAAGCCAAAAAACACACCAGAAGAACTGAAATCACAGCCAGCGGATTGCTTAATTTCTCCAACAAAGATCATGGCGCAGAACACGTCAACACTGCAGAACACCACACTGTTCATCCCAGCTCACCAGATGTTTGGAGAGAACTCTGCGGCACCTGGTACAACTCTGTATATACCAGTGGCAGGTGAAATGGCCCAGAGTCTAACTTCGCAAATCATGAACCTGCCAAACTCTGCACTCTTGTCTGTTCCTTCAGAGAACCTTGAACAGCAAATTCAAATGACACACAACCAGTCACCAGAGACTCTAGAAGTGCAAGAAGCAACAACACCAGCTTCGTCCAAAAAGAAACCTGTACCTAGAAACCCAcctaaaaagaaaatgaaaggacAAGTATTAGTATTTCAAAGCCCAGAGAAAACAGTTGCTCAGAACTCAGCACAGTCAACAGAAATAGCTGTGCAAAACCCAGCAGGGCCTACATCTGGGACAAATCTGTCCCTTCGCACCCCAACAGTACAAAGTTCAGCGCAGTTGCTTCAAATGTTAGAGTATCCAACATTTTCAGAAAGCCTGAACCCCCTTTCAATGCAGACTCTAGCATCGCAGAATCAAAATGTAAAAACCCCAAGCCTAGCAACACAAAACACCCAAGCAACCCACATGCCTGCAGTGGAAACTTCAACAAGGAAAAACCCGCCACCACCACAAACCTTAGACGATCTCCCACCAGACACTATAATCACATTAAACCTAGACATAGAAATGGATTCAACTGAACCGGGTCAGTTGCAACCACCAGAGATTACCCTCCTGTCAACACTAAACACTCCCAGTGGGCAAGATCCACTCAGGTCACCTTCAGCTAATCAGAACCCTGAACCGATGCCCCCTACTGAGCAGAATATGAAAGGGCAGACCCTAGTGATACAGAGCACAACACCGCCAACAACAGTGATTGTAAACCCATCACCACAAACTTTATCAATACAGAATCCAGCAACGCAACCCGCTGCAATGGATAACCCAATTCCTCAAAGTCTAGTCCCATTGAACCTGGATATGGAAATGGATTACATGGAGCCAGATGAACTACCTGAGGAGCCAGAGGTCATCCTCCCATCAATTGTGAGTACCCATCCTCAACATCATCCCCCTGCAACAGCGACTTTTCTAGAGACTCCACACTCCACACTTCTCCTTCCACTTTCTACCCAGTCTTCATCCACAACTCGTGTGTCCCTCAAACGTGAGCCTTCTCCCCCTCAACCGTCTAAACAGCAGTCCAGTCTCCCAGTGCGACCTCAGCAGAAGATTGCAAAGACAGTGACTCCCCCTATAGTCAAACTGGAAAACGCAAAGGCAGCGGAACCCCCTAAAGTCAAACTGAAGCCTGACCTGAGCAACGCGCCTCCTGTCAAACCTCACATGTTCACAGGTTTCAAGTTCCACCAAAAGGGGGCGCCCAGTAGTTCATCAGGGCAGGAAGGTCCCGCCGGTGTGTTGGCAGGCCTTACCTCCAGGCACAACTCTGCAAAGCCCTCACCGACAAATCCCTCACCACTCAGCGGTGCTTCCCAGAAAGCCCCTCTTGGAAAAATGGCCCCCGCCAAGCCTGCTGCCGCAGCTCTTAAACCacgaccagcagcagcagcagcgttgTTGAAGATCAAGAAGGACCCGGAGCAGGCGTCGGCGGCCGTTCTAGAGGACGTAAAGACGGCCGCTCTGAGGCTGAAGCTGCTGAGGAAGCTCAAGGCCAAGAAGAAGCAGCTGGCCGAGCTGGACCAGATGCTGCGGCATCGAGGCGTGGCGCCCCTGTCCTGCAGCGCACCGCCGAGCGTGGCGGCTTTCACCACCTCCACCGACACCAGCCCGCCGTCGTCCAGCTCGCAGGTAACGTCTCCTGGCACGCCGTCGACGCCGTCCACCGTGTCCTCGGACGGAGCGGACATGCTGGACATGTTGGTGAATGGCGGAGGGGATGCGCTTGGTCACTTGATGGCTCCCAGTGCTCCGGTGAAATCCCAGCATGCTCCCAGCGTTCCGCTCAGCGCGCCCTCAACGTCAGCCCCAAGCGCCGACTTCCTGACTATCGATGACTTCCTGGATGATGTCATCTTTGACACCAGTGTGACCGAGAAGGCGATGGAAAACAATGACTTTGACACGCTGGACATGTTTCTTTGA
- the uspl1 gene encoding SUMO-specific isopeptidase USPL1 isoform X2, producing MFSLTLFSSNYDYVPKLLSTQSYFKTILTCLSVFSSRYDRAWRMASSPIRMVSGFTMSGGGALGISGPTPAWAGYLGKSQDKDKSVPAEACPWCEAKGLTVSLRSYIINHEETIRLCPTPTCIFPLVSRPLEAVLASLSSTPASTTPDQNHSGQTPSAPESPAFLPPSAKRPRTEEPIEACSVDTNGTIRPDQSSQVEDTISKPNAVAKDEGEALVSDEDNDREMVCTSPEELIAEPVTKAAQEPHPRVSTTEEHSKVPCVVVEPSALPAEECASAGPHSLQSRSNQSWLSSLLLALAQCRTLRLLSLGRWQRGSRVRKRKIPTQDASPVLDLCARYESASDHQMDRGNSLRNAEKRLTDLRSSTFQLLQHPLQQRRELMRRPVEVPALALPVLLELDSQAKELFQHMVQWESQCQTCGCSSSSSCTNTASSYAYLVSDWHPLSPPVQITCSRCQSINEKKILQERVPPVFAVHFADGFPQNDVTACSFGYADAQYAATVVIQHKASEDLFISWSRQTDGSWIAYEEFTDLRGISHSKLDMPTKEIHMVFWEVEPEDTRKTTTQETSIVILPPTETTSVDIPPPTESTSVDIPPPMETTSVDIPPPLETTSVDIPPPLETTSVDIPAPTETISVDIPLLTDCQAEEEAVEEIVPPHDQSLSTPHEDTFVSALKTSDPGDISQMDTSIGSATLLDTFEGLSHNDIVTLTLETEKLGQPKGKNQKTPLEPPAVGGSKLTSEPSVPEEAQVTAVSSPPVVRRSRRLASKQVERKDTQSSKRNNSTEQGENSEPRAKPCTPEKPKNTPEELKSQPADCLISPTKIMAQNTSTLQNTTLFIPAHQMFGENSAAPGTTLYIPVAGEMAQSLTSQIMNLPNSALLSVPSENLEQQIQMTHNQSPETLEVQEATTPASSKKKPVPRNPPKKKMKGQVLVFQSPEKTVAQNSAQSTEIAVQNPAGPTSGTNLSLRTPTVQSSAQLLQMLEYPTFSESLNPLSMQTLASQNQNVKTPSLATQNTQATHMPAVETSTRKNPPPPQTLDDLPPDTIITLNLDIEMDSTEPGQLQPPEITLLSTLNTPSGQDPLRSPSANQNPEPMPPTEQNMKGQTLVIQSTTPPTTVIVNPSPQTLSIQNPATQPAAMDNPIPQSLVPLNLDMEMDYMEPDELPEEPEVILPSIVSTHPQHHPPATATFLETPHSTLLLPLSTQSSSTTRVSLKREPSPPQPSKQQSSLPVRPQQKIAKTVTPPIVKLENAKAAEPPKVKLKPDLSNAPPVKPHMFTGFKFHQKGAPSSSSGQEGPAGVLAGLTSRHNSAKPSPTNPSPLSGASQKAPLGKMAPAKPAAAALKPRPAAAAALLKIKKDPEQASAAVLEDVKTAALRLKLLRKLKAKKKQLAELDQMLRHRGVAPLSCSAPPSVAAFTTSTDTSPPSSSSQVTSPGTPSTPSTVSSDGADMLDMLVNGGGDALGHLMAPSAPVKSQHAPSVPLSAPSTSAPSADFLTIDDFLDDVIFDTSVTEKAMENNDFDTLDMFL from the exons ATGTTTAGTCTGACTTTATTTAGCTCCAACTATGACTATGTTCCCAAACTATTAAGCACACAAAGTTATTTTAAAACCATATTAACATGTTTATCTGTGTTCAGCTCCAGATATGACCGTGCTTGGCGGATGGCATCATCACCTATCAGGATGGTCTCAGGGTTCACAATGAGTGGTGGTGGAGCCCTTGGTATAAGTGGTCCAACCCCAGCCTGGGCAGGGTATTTGGGAAAA TCCCAGGACAAGGACAAGTCTGTCCCAGCAGAGGCATGTCCCTGGTGCGAAGCAAAGGGACTGACCGTCTCTCTACGGAGCTACATCATCAACCACGAGGAGACCATCCGGCTCTGCCCAACCCCCACG TGTATTTTCCCCCTGGTTAGCCGACCCCTGGAGGCTGTGTTGGCCAGCCTGTCCTCCACCCCTGCGTCCACCACACCTGACCAGAACCACTCCGGCCAGACCCCATCTGCCCCAGAGAGCCCTGCGTTTCTGCCCCCCTCTGCCAAACGCCCCCGAACCGAAGAACCCATTGAGGCCTGTTCTGTGGACACCAATGGCACCATACGCCCTGACCAGTCCTCGCAGGTTGAGGACACCATTTCAAAGCCGAACGCTGTGGCTAAAGATGAAGGAGAGGCACTGGTGAGTGACGAAGATAACGACCGTGAAATGGTGTGCACGTCACCCGAGGAGCTGATCGCAGAACCGGTGACGAAGGCCGCTCAAGAACCCCATCCTCGCGTCTCCACCACAGAGGAGCACTCTAAGGTTCCTTGTGTGGTGGTGGAACCGTCCGCGCTGCCTGCGGAGGAATGTGCCAGCGCCGGTCCTCACTCGCTTCAGAGCCGGAGCAATCAGAGTTGGCTGAGTTCCCTGCTGCTGGCTCTGGCCCAGTGCAGGACCCTCAGACTGTTGTCCTTGGGGCGGTGGCAGCGAGGCTCCCGTGTGAGGAAGCGCAAAATTCCCACTCAGGACGCGTCGCCTGTGCTGGATCTGTGCGCACGATATGAGAGCGCCTCCGATCATCAGATGGATAGAG GCAACAGTCTCCGAAATGCAGAGAAGCGGTTGACTGATCTCAGATCATCCACCTTTCAGCTGCTGCAGCATCCCCTTCAGCAGAGGCGAG AACTCATGCGTCGGCCAGTGGAGGTTCCTGCTCTGGCTCTTCCAGTCCTTCTGGAGCTGGACAGCCAAGCTAAGGAGCTCTTCCAGCACATGGTCCAGTGGGAGAGCCAGTGTCAGACCTGCGGCTGTAGCTCCAGCAGCAG ctGTACCAATACTGCATCATCCTACGCATATCTGGTGTCTGATTGGCATCCGCTGAGTCCCCCTGTCCAAATCACTTGCAGCCGTTGTCAGAGCATCAACGAGAAGAAAATTCTCCAAGAGAG GGTACCCCCAGTGTTTGCCGTGCACTTTGCCGACGGTTTCCCTCAGAACGATGTCACCGCTTGCTCGTTTGGCTACGCAGATGCCCAGTACGCTGCGACCGTGGTGATCCAGCACAAGGCGAGCGAAGACCTCTTCATCTCCTGGTCTCGCCAGACAGACG GGTCCTGGATTGCGTATGAAGAATTCACAGATCTAAGGGGCATATCTCACTCAAAATTGGACATGCCTACAAAGGAAATCCACATGGTCTTTTGGGAGGTTGAACCTGAAGACACACGGAAAACCACAACGCAAGAGACCTCGATTGTTATTCTTCCACCGACGGAAACCACTTCAGTTGATATTCCTCCACCGACAGAAAGCACTTCAGTTGATATTCCTCCGCCAATGGAAACCACTTCAGTTGATATTCCTCCGCCGTTGGAAACCACTTCAGTTGATATTCCTCCGCCGTTGGAAACCACTTCAGTTGATATTCCTGCGCCGACGGAAACCATTTCAGTTGATATTCCTCTGTTAACAGACTGCCAAGCAGAGGAGGAAGCTGTTGAAGAAATTGTCCCGCCACATGACCAGTCTCTCTCAACTCCACATGAAGACACGTTTGTGTCAGCACTCAAGACGAGTGACCCCGGCGACATCAGTCAGATGGACACCTCTATAGGTAGTGCCACACTGCTGGATACCTTTGAGGGTCTGTCCCACAATGACATAGTCACACTCACTCTGGAGACAGAGAAGTTAGGACAACCTAAGGGCAAGAATCAGAAGACACCCTTGGAGCCCCCTGCTGTCGGGGGCTCcaagttaactagtgaaccctCAGTTCCTGAAGAGGCTCAGGTCACCGCAGTCTCTAGCCCTCCTGTAGTGAGGAGAAGCAGGAGGCTTGCCAGCAAACAGGTTGAGCGTAAGGACACGCAGAGCTCAAAACGGAACAACAGCACTGAACAAGGGGAGAACTCAGAGCCACGAGCAAAACCGTGTACGCCGGAGAAGCCAAAAAACACACCAGAAGAACTGAAATCACAGCCAGCGGATTGCTTAATTTCTCCAACAAAGATCATGGCGCAGAACACGTCAACACTGCAGAACACCACACTGTTCATCCCAGCTCACCAGATGTTTGGAGAGAACTCTGCGGCACCTGGTACAACTCTGTATATACCAGTGGCAGGTGAAATGGCCCAGAGTCTAACTTCGCAAATCATGAACCTGCCAAACTCTGCACTCTTGTCTGTTCCTTCAGAGAACCTTGAACAGCAAATTCAAATGACACACAACCAGTCACCAGAGACTCTAGAAGTGCAAGAAGCAACAACACCAGCTTCGTCCAAAAAGAAACCTGTACCTAGAAACCCAcctaaaaagaaaatgaaaggacAAGTATTAGTATTTCAAAGCCCAGAGAAAACAGTTGCTCAGAACTCAGCACAGTCAACAGAAATAGCTGTGCAAAACCCAGCAGGGCCTACATCTGGGACAAATCTGTCCCTTCGCACCCCAACAGTACAAAGTTCAGCGCAGTTGCTTCAAATGTTAGAGTATCCAACATTTTCAGAAAGCCTGAACCCCCTTTCAATGCAGACTCTAGCATCGCAGAATCAAAATGTAAAAACCCCAAGCCTAGCAACACAAAACACCCAAGCAACCCACATGCCTGCAGTGGAAACTTCAACAAGGAAAAACCCGCCACCACCACAAACCTTAGACGATCTCCCACCAGACACTATAATCACATTAAACCTAGACATAGAAATGGATTCAACTGAACCGGGTCAGTTGCAACCACCAGAGATTACCCTCCTGTCAACACTAAACACTCCCAGTGGGCAAGATCCACTCAGGTCACCTTCAGCTAATCAGAACCCTGAACCGATGCCCCCTACTGAGCAGAATATGAAAGGGCAGACCCTAGTGATACAGAGCACAACACCGCCAACAACAGTGATTGTAAACCCATCACCACAAACTTTATCAATACAGAATCCAGCAACGCAACCCGCTGCAATGGATAACCCAATTCCTCAAAGTCTAGTCCCATTGAACCTGGATATGGAAATGGATTACATGGAGCCAGATGAACTACCTGAGGAGCCAGAGGTCATCCTCCCATCAATTGTGAGTACCCATCCTCAACATCATCCCCCTGCAACAGCGACTTTTCTAGAGACTCCACACTCCACACTTCTCCTTCCACTTTCTACCCAGTCTTCATCCACAACTCGTGTGTCCCTCAAACGTGAGCCTTCTCCCCCTCAACCGTCTAAACAGCAGTCCAGTCTCCCAGTGCGACCTCAGCAGAAGATTGCAAAGACAGTGACTCCCCCTATAGTCAAACTGGAAAACGCAAAGGCAGCGGAACCCCCTAAAGTCAAACTGAAGCCTGACCTGAGCAACGCGCCTCCTGTCAAACCTCACATGTTCACAGGTTTCAAGTTCCACCAAAAGGGGGCGCCCAGTAGTTCATCAGGGCAGGAAGGTCCCGCCGGTGTGTTGGCAGGCCTTACCTCCAGGCACAACTCTGCAAAGCCCTCACCGACAAATCCCTCACCACTCAGCGGTGCTTCCCAGAAAGCCCCTCTTGGAAAAATGGCCCCCGCCAAGCCTGCTGCCGCAGCTCTTAAACCacgaccagcagcagcagcagcgttgTTGAAGATCAAGAAGGACCCGGAGCAGGCGTCGGCGGCCGTTCTAGAGGACGTAAAGACGGCCGCTCTGAGGCTGAAGCTGCTGAGGAAGCTCAAGGCCAAGAAGAAGCAGCTGGCCGAGCTGGACCAGATGCTGCGGCATCGAGGCGTGGCGCCCCTGTCCTGCAGCGCACCGCCGAGCGTGGCGGCTTTCACCACCTCCACCGACACCAGCCCGCCGTCGTCCAGCTCGCAGGTAACGTCTCCTGGCACGCCGTCGACGCCGTCCACCGTGTCCTCGGACGGAGCGGACATGCTGGACATGTTGGTGAATGGCGGAGGGGATGCGCTTGGTCACTTGATGGCTCCCAGTGCTCCGGTGAAATCCCAGCATGCTCCCAGCGTTCCGCTCAGCGCGCCCTCAACGTCAGCCCCAAGCGCCGACTTCCTGACTATCGATGACTTCCTGGATGATGTCATCTTTGACACCAGTGTGACCGAGAAGGCGATGGAAAACAATGACTTTGACACGCTGGACATGTTTCTTTGA